A genomic segment from Nocardiopsis sp. Huas11 encodes:
- a CDS encoding response regulator transcription factor, translating to MGDESTTFSDGDAIPRVVIVDDHRLFRSGVRGELGDAVEVVGEADDVDSAVHVIGEQLPDLVLLDVHLPGGGGVEVLRRVLAQHSQIRFLALSVSDAAEDVIGVVRGGARGYVTKTISGTELARAIVRVADGDAVFSPRLAGFVLDAFSATDAPPVDPELDRLTQREREVLRHIARGYAYKEVAKELFISVKTVETHVSSVLRKLQLSNRHELSRWATARRLV from the coding sequence GTGGGAGACGAGAGCACGACCTTCAGCGACGGAGACGCGATACCCCGCGTCGTGATCGTGGACGACCACCGACTGTTCCGCAGCGGGGTGCGCGGTGAACTCGGCGACGCGGTGGAGGTCGTCGGCGAGGCCGACGACGTCGACAGCGCGGTGCACGTCATCGGCGAGCAGCTGCCCGACCTGGTGCTGCTCGACGTCCACCTGCCGGGCGGCGGGGGCGTCGAGGTGCTGCGGCGCGTCCTGGCACAGCACTCGCAGATCCGCTTCCTGGCGCTCTCGGTGTCCGACGCCGCCGAGGACGTCATCGGCGTGGTGCGCGGCGGCGCTCGCGGCTACGTCACCAAGACCATCTCCGGCACGGAGCTCGCGCGGGCGATCGTCCGGGTCGCCGACGGCGACGCCGTCTTCTCGCCCCGCCTGGCGGGATTCGTGCTCGACGCCTTCTCCGCCACCGACGCCCCGCCGGTCGACCCCGAGCTGGACCGCCTCACCCAGCGCGAGCGCGAGGTACTGCGGCACATCGCCCGCGGCTACGCGTACAAGGAAGTCGCCAAGGAGCTGTTCATCTCCGTCAAGACGGTGGAGACGCACGTGTCCTCGGTGCTGCGCAAACTCCAGCTGTCCAACCGGCACGAGCTCAGCCGCTGGGCGACCGCCCGCCGCCTGGTCTGA